The nucleotide window GCCAGCCGTACAACCCGTCGAGGTCTCGCCCGTTGAACAAGCGGATCGTTCTCTCCGGCCTGATCGCTTCCGACGCGGTCGCAGCGGGCGGGTGGAGCCCGGCATCCGCCAGCGCGCGGCCGCGTGTGAGATGCCAGCCCGCGCCGGCAATCGAGGCGGCGAGTGAGGCTTGGAGGAATC belongs to Luteitalea sp. and includes:
- a CDS encoding DUF1080 domain-containing protein; translated protein: MISRRRFLQASLAASIAGAGWHLTRGRALADAGLHPPAATASEAIRPERTIRLFNGRDLDGLYGWLKDTHYEDPQKVFTVADGLLRISGETHGYLGTRQAYRDYHLVVEYT